One stretch of Microvirga lotononidis DNA includes these proteins:
- the aztA gene encoding zinc ABC transporter ATP-binding protein AztA, which translates to MSAASAAIRFDEVTLGYGRRPAVHHLDGEIPAGCLMAVVGPNGAGKSTLLKGIVGTLKPLEGDIRCHASRGIAYLPQAAEIDRSFPLSVYDLVAMGLWTRSGLFGGISRQDRARIDAALAAVGLTGFERRPISTLSGGQMQRALFARLLLQDAPVILLDEPFTAIDAKTTADLLDLVRRWHAESRTVVAVLHDLDMVKRAFPETLLIAREPVAWGETVEVLSPENLLKARRMVEAYDPHADVCHRNVA; encoded by the coding sequence ATGTCCGCAGCATCGGCCGCCATCCGTTTCGATGAGGTGACCCTCGGCTACGGCCGCAGGCCCGCCGTGCATCACCTGGACGGGGAGATCCCCGCCGGTTGTCTGATGGCCGTGGTCGGGCCCAATGGGGCCGGAAAATCGACCCTGCTCAAGGGCATCGTCGGCACCCTCAAGCCCCTCGAGGGCGATATCCGGTGTCATGCCTCGCGCGGCATCGCCTATCTGCCCCAGGCGGCCGAGATCGACCGGTCCTTCCCGCTCTCCGTCTACGATCTCGTCGCCATGGGTCTCTGGACGCGCTCCGGCCTGTTCGGCGGCATCTCCCGGCAGGACCGCGCCAGGATCGACGCCGCCCTGGCGGCCGTGGGCCTGACCGGCTTCGAGCGGCGCCCGATCTCGACCCTGTCGGGCGGACAGATGCAGCGGGCACTCTTCGCGCGCCTTCTCCTCCAGGACGCCCCGGTGATCCTGCTCGACGAGCCGTTCACGGCCATCGATGCCAAGACGACCGCCGACCTGCTCGATCTGGTGCGCCGCTGGCATGCGGAATCCCGCACCGTCGTCGCCGTGCTGCACGACCTCGACATGGTCAAGCGCGCCTTCCCCGAGACCCTGCTGATCGCCCGCGAGCCGGTGGCCTGGGGCGAGACGGTCGAGGTCTTGAGCCCGGAGAACCTCCTGAAGGCCCGGCGCATGGTCGAGGCCTACGATCCGCACGCGGATGTCTGCCACCGCAACGTCGCGTGA
- the aztB gene encoding zinc ABC transporter permease AztB, translating into MLDLFYTPFSEFEFMQRALVGVIAIALGGGPVGVFLMLRRMSLTGDAMAHAILPGAAVGYLVAGLSLPAMTIGGLFAGVIVAVAAGLVSRFTSLKEDASLAAFYLLSLALGVTIVSLRGSNVDLLHVLFGTVLALDDGTLLLLASISTITVLALAVLYRPLVLECVDPIFLRSVSRAGTPTHLIFLGLVVMNLVGGFHALGTLLSVGMMMLPAAASRFWTSDITMMMLVSVLIGILSGLSGLLLSFHAELPAGPAIILSAGAVYVMSLVLGREGGLLWLAWPGRHLEA; encoded by the coding sequence ATGCTCGACCTGTTCTACACGCCGTTTTCCGAATTCGAATTCATGCAGCGCGCCCTGGTGGGCGTGATCGCGATCGCGCTGGGCGGCGGGCCCGTGGGCGTCTTCCTGATGCTGCGCCGCATGAGCCTGACCGGGGACGCCATGGCCCATGCGATCCTGCCCGGCGCGGCCGTGGGCTATCTTGTGGCCGGGCTCTCGCTGCCGGCCATGACCATCGGCGGATTGTTCGCGGGCGTGATCGTCGCGGTTGCGGCGGGCCTCGTCTCCCGCTTCACCTCCCTGAAGGAGGATGCGTCCCTGGCAGCCTTCTACCTGCTGTCCCTGGCGCTCGGCGTCACCATCGTGTCGCTTCGCGGCTCGAACGTGGACCTGCTGCACGTGCTGTTCGGCACCGTCCTGGCGCTCGACGACGGAACGCTGCTGCTCCTCGCCTCCATCTCGACCATCACCGTCCTGGCGCTCGCGGTGCTCTACCGGCCGCTCGTGCTCGAATGCGTGGATCCGATCTTCCTCCGGTCCGTGAGCCGTGCCGGCACGCCGACGCACCTGATCTTTCTCGGGCTCGTCGTGATGAACCTCGTCGGCGGCTTCCACGCGCTGGGAACCCTGCTCTCCGTCGGCATGATGATGCTGCCCGCCGCCGCATCGCGCTTCTGGACCAGCGACATCACCATGATGATGCTCGTGTCCGTCCTCATCGGCATCCTGTCCGGATTGAGCGGTCTCCTGCTCTCCTTCCACGCGGAGCTGCCCGCAGGGCCTGCGATCATCCTCTCGGCCGGCGCCGTCTACGTGATGTCCCTCGTGCTCGGGCGCGAGGGCGGCCTGCTGTGGCTCGCATGGCCCGGCAGGCATCTGGAAGCCTGA
- a CDS encoding metal ABC transporter substrate-binding protein, giving the protein MLTRRAAVSLLAGCLTLAASSLPAAAQNAEKLKVVATFSILGDMVRNVGGERVEVTTLVGPNGDAHVYSPTPADGRRLSEAKVVFTNGLKFEGWIDRLVKSSGTKAVKVEAAKGIKVLSSEDDGHDHGHDHGGADPHAWQSIGNAKIYVANIRDALISADAASRAAYEANAAAYLARLDELDAEVKGLVAKIPPERRKLITSHDAFRYFEAAYGIDFVSPQGVSTESEASARDVARIIQQIKREKITAVFVENISDARLMERIAKETGARIGDRVYSDALSDENGPAATYIDMMRHNIRAFSAALSS; this is encoded by the coding sequence ATGCTGACGCGAAGAGCTGCCGTATCCCTTCTGGCAGGATGCCTCACCCTTGCCGCCTCGTCGCTGCCGGCAGCCGCGCAGAATGCCGAGAAGCTGAAGGTGGTCGCGACCTTCTCGATCCTCGGCGACATGGTCCGCAATGTCGGCGGCGAGCGCGTCGAGGTGACGACCCTCGTCGGCCCGAACGGCGATGCGCATGTCTATTCCCCGACGCCCGCCGACGGACGGCGCCTGTCCGAGGCCAAGGTCGTCTTCACCAACGGGTTGAAGTTCGAGGGCTGGATCGACCGGCTCGTGAAATCCTCCGGCACGAAAGCCGTGAAGGTCGAGGCCGCCAAGGGCATCAAGGTCCTGTCGAGCGAAGACGACGGCCATGACCATGGGCACGATCATGGCGGCGCCGACCCCCATGCCTGGCAGAGCATCGGCAATGCCAAGATCTACGTGGCCAATATCCGCGATGCCCTGATTTCCGCCGACGCGGCCAGCAGGGCCGCCTACGAGGCCAATGCCGCCGCCTACCTCGCGCGGCTCGATGAGCTCGACGCGGAGGTGAAAGGTCTCGTGGCCAAGATTCCCCCCGAGCGGCGCAAGCTCATCACCTCTCACGATGCCTTCCGCTATTTCGAGGCGGCCTACGGCATCGACTTCGTGTCCCCCCAGGGCGTCTCGACGGAATCGGAGGCCTCCGCCAGGGACGTGGCCAGGATCATCCAGCAGATCAAGCGCGAGAAGATCACGGCCGTCTTCGTGGAGAACATCTCCGACGCCCGCCTGATGGAGCGCATCGCGAAGGAAACCGGCGCGAGAATCGGAGACCGGGTCTATTCCGACGCGCTCTCGGACGAGAACGGCCCCGCTGCCACTTACATTGATATGATGAGACACAATATAAGGGCTTTCAGCGCGGCCCTGTCGAGCTGA
- a CDS encoding CobW family GTP-binding protein, translating to MTDKIPVTVLTGYLGAGKTTLLNRILTEQHGKKYAVIVNEFGEIGIDNELVVGADEEVFEMNNGCICCTVRGDLIRILDGLMKRKGKFDAIIVETTGLADPAPVAQTFFMDQDVSDTARLDAVVTVADAKWLSDRLKDAPEAKNQIAFADVIILNKIDLVSAGELEEVEARIRAINPYAKVHRTQNCAIPISEVLDRKAFDLDRIIEIEPDFLEEGHHHHHDEEMQSVSVAIDGEVDPEKFMPWISNLTQVEGPNILRCKGIVAFPNEPKRFVFQGVHMILDGDVQGEWKPGEKHTSKVVFIGRDLNEKAIKEGFLACAA from the coding sequence ATGACCGACAAGATTCCCGTCACCGTCCTCACAGGCTATCTCGGCGCCGGCAAGACCACCCTTCTCAACCGCATCCTCACCGAGCAGCACGGCAAGAAATATGCCGTGATCGTCAACGAGTTCGGCGAGATCGGCATCGACAACGAGCTCGTCGTCGGCGCCGACGAGGAAGTGTTCGAGATGAACAACGGATGCATCTGCTGCACCGTGCGCGGCGACCTGATCCGCATTCTCGACGGGCTGATGAAGCGCAAGGGCAAGTTCGACGCCATCATCGTCGAGACCACCGGCCTCGCCGATCCCGCCCCCGTGGCCCAGACCTTCTTCATGGACCAGGACGTGTCCGACACCGCCCGCCTCGACGCGGTGGTGACGGTGGCCGACGCCAAGTGGCTGTCCGACCGCCTGAAGGACGCCCCGGAGGCGAAGAACCAGATCGCCTTCGCGGACGTGATCATCCTCAACAAGATCGACCTCGTTTCCGCGGGTGAACTGGAAGAGGTCGAGGCGCGGATCCGCGCCATCAACCCCTACGCCAAGGTCCACCGCACGCAGAACTGCGCCATCCCGATCTCCGAGGTCCTCGACCGCAAGGCGTTCGACCTCGACCGGATCATCGAGATCGAGCCCGACTTCCTGGAGGAAGGCCACCACCATCATCACGACGAGGAGATGCAGTCCGTTTCCGTCGCCATCGACGGCGAGGTGGATCCGGAAAAGTTCATGCCCTGGATCTCGAACCTCACCCAGGTCGAGGGCCCGAACATCCTGCGCTGCAAGGGCATCGTGGCATTCCCGAACGAGCCGAAGCGCTTCGTCTTCCAGGGCGTCCACATGATCCTGGACGGGGACGTGCAGGGCGAATGGAAGCCCGGCGAGAAGCACACCTCGAAGGTGGTCTTCATCGGCCGCGACCTGAACGAGAAGGCGATCAAGGAAGGATTCCTGGCCTGCGCGGCCTGA
- a CDS encoding WD40 repeat domain-containing protein: protein MSTGTAPSLTQNVAPLAAGAHVTGIGWLKGTAAFGLGDGGVLLAKDGESHRVEAHPDAGVLVAASDGERFVTGGDDGRVAVTGSDGSTKTLAETKGAWIDSLAVNAGGAFAYGVGKRVIARDDKGREKTLEVPSAARGLAFAPKGYRLAISHYNGATLWFPNVEAKPESLEWKGSHLDITWSPDARFVVTSMQENALHGWRLIPDKGHMRMSGYPSKTRSFSWSSDGKWLATSGAEAAIIWPFESKEGPMGKAPRECGVRPAKVSRVAFHPNTLVLAVGYEDGCILLIRLNDASELLVRPAVKDSGITAMAWDKGGKRLAFGCEDGQAGILTLP from the coding sequence ATGAGTACTGGAACCGCTCCGTCCCTGACCCAGAACGTGGCGCCTCTCGCGGCAGGCGCGCATGTGACCGGGATCGGCTGGCTGAAGGGCACGGCCGCCTTCGGCCTCGGCGACGGCGGCGTTCTCCTGGCCAAGGACGGCGAGAGCCATCGCGTCGAGGCGCACCCGGATGCGGGCGTGCTGGTGGCGGCCAGCGACGGCGAGCGCTTCGTCACCGGCGGCGACGACGGCCGCGTCGCCGTCACGGGATCCGACGGCTCCACGAAGACCCTGGCTGAAACAAAGGGTGCCTGGATCGACTCGCTCGCCGTCAACGCGGGTGGCGCCTTCGCCTATGGCGTCGGCAAGCGTGTGATCGCCCGCGACGACAAGGGCCGGGAGAAGACCCTCGAGGTTCCCTCCGCGGCCCGCGGCCTCGCCTTCGCGCCCAAGGGCTACCGGCTGGCGATCTCCCATTACAACGGCGCGACGCTCTGGTTCCCCAACGTGGAAGCCAAGCCCGAATCCCTGGAATGGAAAGGCTCCCATCTCGACATCACCTGGTCGCCCGATGCCCGCTTCGTGGTGACCTCCATGCAGGAGAACGCGCTCCACGGCTGGCGGCTCATCCCGGACAAGGGCCATATGCGCATGAGCGGCTATCCGTCGAAGACGCGCTCCTTCTCCTGGTCGAGCGACGGCAAATGGCTCGCCACCTCCGGCGCGGAAGCCGCCATCATCTGGCCCTTCGAATCGAAGGAAGGCCCCATGGGCAAGGCGCCGCGGGAATGCGGCGTGCGCCCCGCCAAGGTCAGCCGGGTGGCCTTCCATCCGAACACCCTCGTGCTGGCGGTGGGCTACGAGGACGGCTGCATCCTGCTCATCCGTCTCAACGACGCCTCGGAACTCCTGGTCCGCCCGGCCGTCAAGGACAGCGGCATCACGGCCATGGCCTGGGATAAGGGTGGGAAGCGCCTCGCCTTCGGCTGCGAGGACGGCCAGGCTGGCATCCTGACCCTGCCGTGA
- a CDS encoding DUF2937 family protein, with protein sequence MSRIVRIVAFGLGLCGGVVASQGPEFAQQYRQRLGGTIDELQRVITRFDADAQASGETLESAITRLRSNADDFVSRQGAAMQANVERLSRLEAHRGAMMQAGPFSRIALMVRDGDQDVMEAVYRDFEPALPVTEEGILSSAAGFVALWGGMLLLAGFIRSLWRRPRHTARA encoded by the coding sequence TTGTCCAGGATCGTTCGCATCGTGGCTTTCGGATTGGGCCTGTGTGGCGGTGTCGTCGCCTCACAGGGGCCCGAATTCGCGCAGCAATACCGTCAGCGCCTCGGCGGCACCATCGACGAGCTGCAGCGCGTGATCACGCGTTTCGATGCGGATGCGCAGGCCAGCGGCGAGACCCTGGAAAGCGCCATCACCCGCCTGCGCTCCAACGCGGACGATTTCGTCAGCCGCCAGGGCGCTGCCATGCAGGCCAATGTGGAGCGCCTCAGCCGCCTGGAAGCCCATCGCGGCGCGATGATGCAGGCCGGCCCCTTCTCCCGCATCGCCCTGATGGTGCGGGACGGCGACCAGGACGTGATGGAAGCGGTCTATCGCGATTTCGAGCCGGCCCTGCCGGTGACCGAGGAAGGAATCCTGTCGAGCGCGGCCGGCTTCGTCGCCCTGTGGGGCGGCATGCTCCTGCTGGCGGGTTTTATTCGCAGCCTGTGGCGGCGGCCACGTCACACGGCGAGAGCATAA
- a CDS encoding homospermidine synthase produces the protein MTTWPIHGRITGPIVMIGFGSIGKGMLPLIERHFEFDKNRFTVIDPVDTDRSMLDVRGITLVNKALTPDNYREILTPLLTEGGGQGFCVNVSVDTSSRAIMELCRELGALYIDTVAEPWAGFYFDKNADPSVRTNYMLRENILDARRQNPGGPTAVNCCGANPGMVSWFVKQALLNIAKDTGLDVEVPKNREEWAALMQRIGVKGIHVAERDTQRAEHPKPMGVFVNTWSVDGFVSEGLQPAELGWGTHETWMPDNARTHDKGCGAAIYLLQPGANTRVRTWCPTPGPQYGFLVTHNEAISIADYFTVRDGDKVAYRPTCHYAYHPANDAVLSMHEMFGAAGKFQGKQHILTEDEIVDGIDELGVLLYGHGKNAYWYGSQLSIEETRKLAPYQNATGLQVTSAVLAGMVWALENPNAGIVEADDIDFRRCLEVQLPYLGPVKGYYTDWTPLDDRPGFFPEDIDTSDPWQFRNILVR, from the coding sequence ATGACCACTTGGCCCATCCACGGCCGCATTACCGGCCCGATTGTCATGATCGGGTTCGGTTCGATCGGCAAAGGCATGCTGCCCCTGATCGAACGGCATTTCGAGTTCGACAAGAACCGCTTCACGGTCATCGATCCTGTCGACACCGACCGCAGCATGCTCGACGTGCGCGGAATCACGCTGGTCAACAAGGCGCTCACGCCCGACAACTACCGCGAGATCCTGACGCCGCTGCTGACGGAAGGCGGCGGGCAGGGCTTCTGCGTGAACGTCTCGGTGGACACGTCGTCCCGCGCCATCATGGAGCTCTGCCGCGAGCTCGGCGCTCTCTACATCGACACCGTGGCCGAGCCCTGGGCCGGCTTCTACTTCGACAAGAACGCCGACCCGTCCGTGCGCACCAACTACATGCTGCGCGAGAACATCCTCGACGCCCGCCGGCAGAACCCCGGCGGTCCTACCGCGGTGAACTGCTGCGGCGCCAATCCCGGCATGGTGTCCTGGTTCGTGAAGCAGGCGCTCCTCAACATCGCCAAGGATACGGGCCTCGACGTCGAAGTGCCGAAGAACCGCGAGGAATGGGCCGCGCTCATGCAGCGCATCGGCGTGAAGGGCATCCACGTCGCCGAGCGCGACACGCAGCGCGCCGAGCATCCCAAGCCCATGGGCGTGTTCGTGAACACCTGGTCGGTGGACGGCTTCGTGTCCGAGGGCCTGCAGCCGGCGGAGCTCGGCTGGGGCACGCACGAGACGTGGATGCCGGACAACGCCCGCACGCACGACAAGGGCTGCGGCGCGGCGATCTACCTGCTCCAGCCCGGCGCGAATACCCGCGTGCGCACCTGGTGCCCGACGCCCGGTCCGCAATACGGCTTCCTCGTCACGCATAACGAGGCGATCTCGATCGCGGATTACTTCACCGTGCGCGACGGCGACAAGGTCGCCTACCGTCCGACCTGCCACTACGCCTATCATCCGGCGAACGACGCGGTGCTGTCGATGCACGAGATGTTCGGCGCAGCCGGCAAGTTCCAGGGCAAGCAGCACATCCTCACCGAGGATGAGATCGTCGACGGCATCGACGAACTCGGCGTGCTGCTCTACGGCCACGGCAAGAACGCCTATTGGTACGGTTCGCAGCTGTCCATCGAGGAAACCCGCAAGCTCGCGCCGTATCAGAACGCGACCGGTCTTCAGGTGACCTCCGCCGTGCTCGCCGGCATGGTGTGGGCGCTGGAGAATCCGAATGCGGGCATCGTGGAGGCCGACGACATCGACTTCCGCCGCTGCCTGGAGGTGCAACTGCCCTATCTGGGTCCGGTGAAGGGCTATTACACGGATTGGACGCCGCTCGACGACCGCCCCGGATTCTTCCCGGAGGACATCGACACCTCCGACCCGTGGCAGTTCCGGAACATCCTGGTGCGCTGA
- a CDS encoding MFS transporter: protein MTTTAMPVHFVLDIVKQDCKIAGSSSLSRLGPMKFHELVREHWRIIGFGFALTFLSSFGQTFFISLSGPDIRETFGLTHGAFGSIYSAATLSSGLLMIWAGSVIDRVDIRLYATTAMLGLTVAAVGLSLAPNLILLGLSLFALRLFGQGMLSHAGVMSTARLHEGVRGRALGVAALGFPAGEATLPAIAIALIAFFGWTGAWRIVALVIVAALCLGWLLGALLKRRDADLGGAARKTPLNDAGPRWADILRDWRFLALIPTMIGYPAIMTAYFFHQRFIADVKGWSLELLASSITLFALVSVAVAMSAGSFVDRFGAVRLSHFYLAGMTAASLTLAMFDAPYLPLVFFGLIGLTSGCTNVVIAAVLAELFGTTHLGKIRALAGAIMVVASAATPGAIGLLFDAGVSLESICLGFAAYMIAAAAVTFVLPDPRAARLQPSEG from the coding sequence ATGACGACGACAGCCATGCCGGTCCATTTCGTCCTCGACATCGTGAAACAGGACTGCAAGATCGCAGGATCTTCGTCTCTCAGCCGGCTCGGACCGATGAAATTTCATGAACTTGTCAGGGAGCACTGGCGCATCATCGGCTTCGGCTTCGCGCTGACCTTCCTGTCCTCCTTCGGCCAGACCTTCTTCATCTCCCTGTCGGGGCCGGATATCCGCGAGACGTTCGGCCTGACGCACGGCGCGTTCGGCTCCATCTATTCCGCCGCAACCCTGTCCTCGGGACTGCTGATGATCTGGGCCGGCAGCGTCATCGACCGGGTCGACATCCGGCTCTACGCCACCACGGCCATGCTCGGCCTGACCGTGGCGGCCGTCGGCCTGTCCCTTGCGCCCAATCTCATCCTGCTGGGCCTCAGCCTCTTCGCCTTGCGCCTCTTCGGCCAGGGAATGCTCAGCCATGCGGGCGTGATGAGCACGGCCCGCCTGCACGAGGGCGTTCGCGGCCGGGCTCTGGGCGTGGCGGCTCTCGGCTTTCCGGCCGGCGAAGCGACCCTGCCGGCGATCGCCATCGCGCTGATCGCATTCTTCGGCTGGACGGGCGCCTGGCGCATCGTCGCGCTCGTCATCGTCGCTGCGCTCTGCCTCGGCTGGCTGCTCGGCGCGCTTCTGAAGCGAAGGGATGCCGACCTCGGCGGAGCTGCACGGAAAACACCCTTGAACGATGCGGGACCGCGTTGGGCCGACATCTTGCGGGACTGGCGCTTTCTTGCGCTGATCCCCACCATGATCGGCTATCCGGCCATCATGACGGCCTACTTCTTCCATCAGCGTTTCATCGCCGATGTGAAAGGCTGGTCCCTGGAGCTTCTGGCAAGCAGCATCACGCTCTTCGCGCTGGTATCCGTCGCGGTTGCCATGAGCGCGGGCAGTTTCGTCGACCGTTTCGGCGCCGTGCGTCTCAGCCATTTCTACCTCGCCGGCATGACGGCCGCATCCCTCACGCTCGCCATGTTCGATGCCCCTTACCTGCCGCTCGTGTTCTTCGGCCTGATCGGTCTGACGTCCGGCTGCACCAACGTGGTGATCGCAGCCGTCCTGGCTGAGCTTTTCGGCACGACGCATCTTGGAAAGATTCGTGCGCTCGCGGGTGCGATCATGGTCGTTGCCTCGGCGGCGACGCCGGGCGCCATCGGGCTCCTGTTCGATGCCGGGGTGTCTCTCGAATCGATCTGTTTAGGCTTTGCCGCCTACATGATCGCAGCCGCAGCCGTCACCTTCGTTCTGCCCGATCCGAGGGCCGCGCGCTTGCAGCCCTCGGAGGGATAG
- a CDS encoding GNAT family N-acetyltransferase yields MITIREEIFRDVEAREALLDACFGPTRFQKTCERLREGRMPADGLSLVIDRGGEIIGTVRLWHISAGPNRPALMLGPIAIDPSVQSLGLGGKLMREALARAADLGHKAVLLVGDAPYYERFGFSTDKTGSLWLPGPYERNRFLALELETGALAGARGLVSATGAFEQKPDLGALVAAAAQGALPGLRPAR; encoded by the coding sequence ATGATCACGATCCGCGAAGAAATCTTCCGCGATGTCGAGGCGCGCGAGGCGCTGCTCGATGCCTGCTTCGGACCCACCCGGTTCCAGAAGACCTGCGAACGCCTGCGCGAGGGCAGGATGCCGGCCGACGGTTTGTCCCTGGTCATCGACCGGGGCGGCGAGATCATCGGCACGGTGCGCCTGTGGCACATCTCGGCCGGTCCGAATCGTCCGGCCCTGATGCTCGGGCCCATCGCCATCGACCCGTCCGTGCAGAGCCTCGGTCTCGGCGGCAAGCTGATGCGCGAGGCGCTCGCGCGCGCGGCCGATCTCGGCCACAAGGCGGTGCTGCTGGTGGGCGATGCGCCCTATTACGAGCGCTTCGGCTTCTCGACGGACAAGACGGGCTCCCTCTGGCTGCCGGGTCCCTACGAGCGCAATCGCTTCCTGGCGCTTGAACTCGAGACGGGGGCGCTCGCGGGCGCTCGCGGCCTCGTATCCGCCACCGGCGCCTTCGAGCAGAAGCCGGATCTCGGCGCGCTCGTGGCCGCTGCGGCGCAGGGTGCCTTGCCGGGCCTTCGCCCGGCGCGCTGA
- a CDS encoding type III PLP-dependent enzyme, with protein MTQRIREFLRNRREDGPCVVVDLEVVRDNYSKFARALPDTRVFYAVKANPEPQVLKLLADLGSCFDTASVVEIQLALDAGATPDRISFGNTIKKERDIVRALELGVRLYAVDCEVEVEKIVRAAATAGIDASEVKVFCRILCDGAGAEWPLSRKFGCVPEMAVDVLEHAYRQGLEAYGVSFHVGSQQRNTEAWDQALGSASAIFRECAHRGIHLSMVNLGGGFPTKYLKTVPQVEAYGESIFQALSRHFGNRIPETIIEPGRGMVGNAGVIEAEVVLVSKKSRDEEEVRWVYLDIGKFGGLAETMDESIRYPIRTEHDDDRMVPCVLAGPTCDSADVLYEKEPYPLPVSLEIGDKVLIEGTGAYTTTYSAVAFNGFPPLKSYVI; from the coding sequence ATGACTCAGCGCATCCGTGAATTCCTGCGTAACCGACGTGAGGACGGCCCGTGCGTGGTCGTCGACCTCGAGGTCGTGCGCGACAACTATTCGAAGTTTGCCCGTGCGCTCCCCGACACGCGCGTGTTCTACGCCGTGAAGGCCAACCCGGAGCCGCAGGTGCTGAAGCTCCTGGCCGATCTCGGCTCGTGCTTCGACACGGCGTCCGTGGTCGAGATCCAGCTCGCGCTGGATGCCGGCGCCACGCCCGACCGCATCTCCTTCGGCAACACGATCAAGAAGGAGCGCGACATCGTGCGTGCCCTCGAGCTCGGCGTGCGCCTCTATGCGGTCGATTGCGAAGTCGAGGTCGAGAAGATCGTCCGCGCGGCCGCCACGGCTGGCATCGACGCGTCCGAGGTGAAGGTGTTCTGCCGCATCCTGTGCGACGGCGCCGGCGCCGAGTGGCCGCTCTCCCGCAAGTTCGGCTGCGTGCCCGAGATGGCCGTGGACGTGCTGGAGCATGCCTATCGTCAGGGTCTGGAAGCCTACGGCGTGTCCTTCCACGTGGGTTCGCAGCAGCGCAACACGGAAGCCTGGGATCAGGCTCTCGGCTCTGCCTCGGCGATCTTCCGTGAATGCGCCCATCGCGGCATTCACCTGTCGATGGTCAACCTCGGCGGCGGCTTCCCGACGAAGTACCTGAAGACGGTTCCTCAGGTGGAAGCCTACGGCGAGTCGATCTTCCAGGCGCTGTCGAGGCACTTCGGCAACCGCATCCCGGAGACGATCATCGAGCCGGGCCGCGGCATGGTCGGCAACGCGGGCGTCATCGAGGCCGAGGTCGTCCTCGTCTCGAAGAAGAGCCGCGACGAGGAAGAGGTGCGCTGGGTCTATCTCGACATCGGCAAGTTCGGCGGTCTCGCCGAGACGATGGACGAGTCGATCCGCTACCCGATCCGCACGGAGCACGACGACGACCGCATGGTGCCTTGCGTGCTCGCGGGTCCCACCTGCGACTCGGCCGACGTTCTCTACGAGAAGGAGCCTTATCCGCTCCCCGTCTCGCTGGAGATCGGCGACAAGGTGCTGATCGAGGGCACGGGCGCCTACACGACCACCTACTCGGCGGTCGCGTTCAACGGCTTCCCGCCTTTGAAGTCCTACGTGATCTAA